The following proteins are encoded in a genomic region of Oncorhynchus kisutch isolate 150728-3 linkage group LG6, Okis_V2, whole genome shotgun sequence:
- the LOC109893226 gene encoding globoside alpha-1,3-N-acetylgalactosaminyltransferase 1-like isoform X5: MVSPEKLLYKQPSVLVGRTDVVSVTPWLAPIVWEGTFDPVLVDNIYKPMNLTIATTVFAIGKYVRFLQDFLDTAEKHFMVGFNMRYYVFTDRPHDVPSVNLTRGRHLSVIQVPGSNRWQEISARRMEIIQTTIERQIRREADYIFCLDVDSKFHARWGPESLGRLVAVIHPGYYEQTRDRFPYERRPASTAYIPMDEGDYYYGGAMIGGFVEDVYTLTKVCQTRFEEDAGNSIEAAWQEESHLNRYLLYNKPSKVLSPEYLWQDFKAKTKEVKVIRFSGVIKNYADVRPNV; encoded by the exons ATGGTCTCTCCTGAAAA GCTATTGTACAAGCAGCCCAGTGTCTTGGTGGG ACGTACTGATGTGGTGTCAGTGACCCCATGGTTGGCACCCATCGTCTGGGAAGGCACCTTTGACCCTGTGCTTGTCGACAATATCTACAAGCCCATGAACCTCACAATAGCAACCACAGTGTTTGCCATTGGAAA ATACGTCAGATTTCTCCAAGATTTTCTGGACACAGCAGAGAAGCACTTTATGGTCGGCTTCAACATGCGCTACTATGTTTTCACTGATCGTCCCCACGATGTTCCTTCAGTGAACCTGACTCGGGGGAGACATTTGAGTGTGATCCAGGTCCCGGGTTCAAACCGCTGGCAGGAGATATCAGCCCGGAGGATGGAGATCATCCAGACCACCATCGAACGTCAGATCAGAAGGGAAGCCGACTACATCTTCTGTCTGGACGTAGACAGCAAGTTCCACGCTCGCTGGGGGCCCGAGTCTCTTGGAAGGCTGGTTGCTGTGATACACCCAGGCTACTACGAGCAGACCCGTGACCGCTTCCCGTACGAACGGCGTCCAGCCTCGACGGCCTACATCCCCATGGATGAGGGAGACTACTACTATGGCGGGGCTATGATCGGAGGGTTCGTGGAGGATGTGTACACACTAACAAAGGTATGTCAGACCCGGTTTGAGGAGGATGCGGGGAATTCCATTGAGGCTGCCTGGCAGGAGGAGAGCCACCTCAACAGGTACCTGCTCTACAACAAGCCAAGCAAGGTGTTGTCTCCAGAGTACCTGTGGCAGGACTTCAAGGCCAAAACCAAAGAGGTCAAAGTAATTCGCTTCTCAGGGGTCATTAAAAACTATGCTGATGTTCGTCCCAATGTATAA
- the LOC109893226 gene encoding globoside alpha-1,3-N-acetylgalactosaminyltransferase 1-like isoform X4 has translation MRFSSNVKPYVLLLIVGTILLLGYVYFNFFSERLNREIPIDEDQKSTRLLYKQPSVLVGRTDVVSVTPWLAPIVWEGTFDPVLVDNIYKPMNLTIATTVFAIGKYVRFLQDFLDTAEKHFMVGFNMRYYVFTDRPHDVPSVNLTRGRHLSVIQVPGSNRWQEISARRMEIIQTTIERQIRREADYIFCLDVDSKFHARWGPESLGRLVAVIHPGYYEQTRDRFPYERRPASTAYIPMDEGDYYYGGAMIGGFVEDVYTLTKVCQTRFEEDAGNSIEAAWQEESHLNRYLLYNKPSKVLSPEYLWQDFKAKTKEVKVIRFSGVIKNYADVRPNV, from the exons ATGCGTTTTAGTTCAAATGTCAAGCCATATGTTCTGCTTCTCATTGTTGGAACGATCTTGCTTCTGGG GTATGTCTACTTCAACTTCTTCTCTGAAAGACTCAACAG AGAGATCCCAATTGATGAGGACCAGAAGAGCACCAG GCTATTGTACAAGCAGCCCAGTGTCTTGGTGGG ACGTACTGATGTGGTGTCAGTGACCCCATGGTTGGCACCCATCGTCTGGGAAGGCACCTTTGACCCTGTGCTTGTCGACAATATCTACAAGCCCATGAACCTCACAATAGCAACCACAGTGTTTGCCATTGGAAA ATACGTCAGATTTCTCCAAGATTTTCTGGACACAGCAGAGAAGCACTTTATGGTCGGCTTCAACATGCGCTACTATGTTTTCACTGATCGTCCCCACGATGTTCCTTCAGTGAACCTGACTCGGGGGAGACATTTGAGTGTGATCCAGGTCCCGGGTTCAAACCGCTGGCAGGAGATATCAGCCCGGAGGATGGAGATCATCCAGACCACCATCGAACGTCAGATCAGAAGGGAAGCCGACTACATCTTCTGTCTGGACGTAGACAGCAAGTTCCACGCTCGCTGGGGGCCCGAGTCTCTTGGAAGGCTGGTTGCTGTGATACACCCAGGCTACTACGAGCAGACCCGTGACCGCTTCCCGTACGAACGGCGTCCAGCCTCGACGGCCTACATCCCCATGGATGAGGGAGACTACTACTATGGCGGGGCTATGATCGGAGGGTTCGTGGAGGATGTGTACACACTAACAAAGGTATGTCAGACCCGGTTTGAGGAGGATGCGGGGAATTCCATTGAGGCTGCCTGGCAGGAGGAGAGCCACCTCAACAGGTACCTGCTCTACAACAAGCCAAGCAAGGTGTTGTCTCCAGAGTACCTGTGGCAGGACTTCAAGGCCAAAACCAAAGAGGTCAAAGTAATTCGCTTCTCAGGGGTCATTAAAAACTATGCTGATGTTCGTCCCAATGTATAA
- the LOC109893226 gene encoding globoside alpha-1,3-N-acetylgalactosaminyltransferase 1-like isoform X1 — MRFSSNVKPYVLLLIVGTILLLGYVYFNFFSERLNREIPIDEDQKSTSLSRLLFRSRVRNMVSPEKLLYKQPSVLVGRTDVVSVTPWLAPIVWEGTFDPVLVDNIYKPMNLTIATTVFAIGKYVRFLQDFLDTAEKHFMVGFNMRYYVFTDRPHDVPSVNLTRGRHLSVIQVPGSNRWQEISARRMEIIQTTIERQIRREADYIFCLDVDSKFHARWGPESLGRLVAVIHPGYYEQTRDRFPYERRPASTAYIPMDEGDYYYGGAMIGGFVEDVYTLTKVCQTRFEEDAGNSIEAAWQEESHLNRYLLYNKPSKVLSPEYLWQDFKAKTKEVKVIRFSGVIKNYADVRPNV, encoded by the exons ATGCGTTTTAGTTCAAATGTCAAGCCATATGTTCTGCTTCTCATTGTTGGAACGATCTTGCTTCTGGG GTATGTCTACTTCAACTTCTTCTCTGAAAGACTCAACAG AGAGATCCCAATTGATGAGGACCAGAAGAGCACCAG CCTGAGTCGACTCTTGTTCAGGAGCAGAGTACGGAACATGGTCTCTCCTGAAAA GCTATTGTACAAGCAGCCCAGTGTCTTGGTGGG ACGTACTGATGTGGTGTCAGTGACCCCATGGTTGGCACCCATCGTCTGGGAAGGCACCTTTGACCCTGTGCTTGTCGACAATATCTACAAGCCCATGAACCTCACAATAGCAACCACAGTGTTTGCCATTGGAAA ATACGTCAGATTTCTCCAAGATTTTCTGGACACAGCAGAGAAGCACTTTATGGTCGGCTTCAACATGCGCTACTATGTTTTCACTGATCGTCCCCACGATGTTCCTTCAGTGAACCTGACTCGGGGGAGACATTTGAGTGTGATCCAGGTCCCGGGTTCAAACCGCTGGCAGGAGATATCAGCCCGGAGGATGGAGATCATCCAGACCACCATCGAACGTCAGATCAGAAGGGAAGCCGACTACATCTTCTGTCTGGACGTAGACAGCAAGTTCCACGCTCGCTGGGGGCCCGAGTCTCTTGGAAGGCTGGTTGCTGTGATACACCCAGGCTACTACGAGCAGACCCGTGACCGCTTCCCGTACGAACGGCGTCCAGCCTCGACGGCCTACATCCCCATGGATGAGGGAGACTACTACTATGGCGGGGCTATGATCGGAGGGTTCGTGGAGGATGTGTACACACTAACAAAGGTATGTCAGACCCGGTTTGAGGAGGATGCGGGGAATTCCATTGAGGCTGCCTGGCAGGAGGAGAGCCACCTCAACAGGTACCTGCTCTACAACAAGCCAAGCAAGGTGTTGTCTCCAGAGTACCTGTGGCAGGACTTCAAGGCCAAAACCAAAGAGGTCAAAGTAATTCGCTTCTCAGGGGTCATTAAAAACTATGCTGATGTTCGTCCCAATGTATAA
- the LOC109893226 gene encoding globoside alpha-1,3-N-acetylgalactosaminyltransferase 1-like isoform X3 yields MLIAAQTCSMNVALATPHPRYVYFNFFSERLNREIPIDEDQKSTSLSRLLFRSRVRNMVSPEKLLYKQPSVLVGRTDVVSVTPWLAPIVWEGTFDPVLVDNIYKPMNLTIATTVFAIGKYVRFLQDFLDTAEKHFMVGFNMRYYVFTDRPHDVPSVNLTRGRHLSVIQVPGSNRWQEISARRMEIIQTTIERQIRREADYIFCLDVDSKFHARWGPESLGRLVAVIHPGYYEQTRDRFPYERRPASTAYIPMDEGDYYYGGAMIGGFVEDVYTLTKVCQTRFEEDAGNSIEAAWQEESHLNRYLLYNKPSKVLSPEYLWQDFKAKTKEVKVIRFSGVIKNYADVRPNV; encoded by the exons ATGTTAATAGCTGCACAGACATGCAGCATGAATGTGGCTTTGGCAACACCACATCCAAG GTATGTCTACTTCAACTTCTTCTCTGAAAGACTCAACAG AGAGATCCCAATTGATGAGGACCAGAAGAGCACCAG CCTGAGTCGACTCTTGTTCAGGAGCAGAGTACGGAACATGGTCTCTCCTGAAAA GCTATTGTACAAGCAGCCCAGTGTCTTGGTGGG ACGTACTGATGTGGTGTCAGTGACCCCATGGTTGGCACCCATCGTCTGGGAAGGCACCTTTGACCCTGTGCTTGTCGACAATATCTACAAGCCCATGAACCTCACAATAGCAACCACAGTGTTTGCCATTGGAAA ATACGTCAGATTTCTCCAAGATTTTCTGGACACAGCAGAGAAGCACTTTATGGTCGGCTTCAACATGCGCTACTATGTTTTCACTGATCGTCCCCACGATGTTCCTTCAGTGAACCTGACTCGGGGGAGACATTTGAGTGTGATCCAGGTCCCGGGTTCAAACCGCTGGCAGGAGATATCAGCCCGGAGGATGGAGATCATCCAGACCACCATCGAACGTCAGATCAGAAGGGAAGCCGACTACATCTTCTGTCTGGACGTAGACAGCAAGTTCCACGCTCGCTGGGGGCCCGAGTCTCTTGGAAGGCTGGTTGCTGTGATACACCCAGGCTACTACGAGCAGACCCGTGACCGCTTCCCGTACGAACGGCGTCCAGCCTCGACGGCCTACATCCCCATGGATGAGGGAGACTACTACTATGGCGGGGCTATGATCGGAGGGTTCGTGGAGGATGTGTACACACTAACAAAGGTATGTCAGACCCGGTTTGAGGAGGATGCGGGGAATTCCATTGAGGCTGCCTGGCAGGAGGAGAGCCACCTCAACAGGTACCTGCTCTACAACAAGCCAAGCAAGGTGTTGTCTCCAGAGTACCTGTGGCAGGACTTCAAGGCCAAAACCAAAGAGGTCAAAGTAATTCGCTTCTCAGGGGTCATTAAAAACTATGCTGATGTTCGTCCCAATGTATAA
- the LOC109893226 gene encoding globoside alpha-1,3-N-acetylgalactosaminyltransferase 1-like isoform X2, with amino-acid sequence MKKMQWNCLRGPDLSLRLLWYSRYVYFNFFSERLNREIPIDEDQKSTSLSRLLFRSRVRNMVSPEKLLYKQPSVLVGRTDVVSVTPWLAPIVWEGTFDPVLVDNIYKPMNLTIATTVFAIGKYVRFLQDFLDTAEKHFMVGFNMRYYVFTDRPHDVPSVNLTRGRHLSVIQVPGSNRWQEISARRMEIIQTTIERQIRREADYIFCLDVDSKFHARWGPESLGRLVAVIHPGYYEQTRDRFPYERRPASTAYIPMDEGDYYYGGAMIGGFVEDVYTLTKVCQTRFEEDAGNSIEAAWQEESHLNRYLLYNKPSKVLSPEYLWQDFKAKTKEVKVIRFSGVIKNYADVRPNV; translated from the exons atgaaaaaaatgcagtggaactgccTTCGAGGTCCAGATTTGAGTTTGAGGTTACTATGGTATTCACG GTATGTCTACTTCAACTTCTTCTCTGAAAGACTCAACAG AGAGATCCCAATTGATGAGGACCAGAAGAGCACCAG CCTGAGTCGACTCTTGTTCAGGAGCAGAGTACGGAACATGGTCTCTCCTGAAAA GCTATTGTACAAGCAGCCCAGTGTCTTGGTGGG ACGTACTGATGTGGTGTCAGTGACCCCATGGTTGGCACCCATCGTCTGGGAAGGCACCTTTGACCCTGTGCTTGTCGACAATATCTACAAGCCCATGAACCTCACAATAGCAACCACAGTGTTTGCCATTGGAAA ATACGTCAGATTTCTCCAAGATTTTCTGGACACAGCAGAGAAGCACTTTATGGTCGGCTTCAACATGCGCTACTATGTTTTCACTGATCGTCCCCACGATGTTCCTTCAGTGAACCTGACTCGGGGGAGACATTTGAGTGTGATCCAGGTCCCGGGTTCAAACCGCTGGCAGGAGATATCAGCCCGGAGGATGGAGATCATCCAGACCACCATCGAACGTCAGATCAGAAGGGAAGCCGACTACATCTTCTGTCTGGACGTAGACAGCAAGTTCCACGCTCGCTGGGGGCCCGAGTCTCTTGGAAGGCTGGTTGCTGTGATACACCCAGGCTACTACGAGCAGACCCGTGACCGCTTCCCGTACGAACGGCGTCCAGCCTCGACGGCCTACATCCCCATGGATGAGGGAGACTACTACTATGGCGGGGCTATGATCGGAGGGTTCGTGGAGGATGTGTACACACTAACAAAGGTATGTCAGACCCGGTTTGAGGAGGATGCGGGGAATTCCATTGAGGCTGCCTGGCAGGAGGAGAGCCACCTCAACAGGTACCTGCTCTACAACAAGCCAAGCAAGGTGTTGTCTCCAGAGTACCTGTGGCAGGACTTCAAGGCCAAAACCAAAGAGGTCAAAGTAATTCGCTTCTCAGGGGTCATTAAAAACTATGCTGATGTTCGTCCCAATGTATAA